AACAGCTCCCGATCATCATAAAGGGAAAAATGAAACAAATACTTAATGCAACAATGCTTTAACATTTCTAGGGGGGGAGAAGCATCTTTCAAATGATTTGCCATAGATATAAAGCGCTCCGCACGTCATTGTCAgcagcatatcaccctgcataccactgctggcttgcttctgaagctaagcagggttggtactggtcagttcctggatgggagaccagatgctgctggaagtggtgttggagggccagtaggaggcactctttcctctggtctaaaaaaatatcccaatgccccagggctgTGATTGGGGAcaatgccctgtgtagggtgccgtcttttggatgggacgttaaacgggtgtcctgactccatgacgtcattaaagatcccatggtacttatcgtaaaagtaggggtgttaactccggtgtcctggctaaattcccaatctgtccctcaaaccatcacggtcacctaataatccccagtttacaattggctcattcatccccctctctcctgtaactattcctcaGGTCTTTtctgcaaatgagaacatgttctcagtcaacttacctggtaaaataacaaataaattgTCAGTTGGAAAAATGTCAGTGAGACAGGGAAGGGACAGCAGCGAAGTCCTGCATGGCAATACTTTAAAAAGTTAAATGAGAAGGTGGTGGAATTGCACTACAGTAGCAGTACAGGTTCAACGCTTAGCCATCTGAATGGGTCTCATGGTTCCTCCCTAACCGCTGCAGCAGTGCAGACATCCAACAACAGACAGATTGGCTCTTCACGTGAAAGAAGTGCGATATGGGACGGCGTGAGAAACTCACAGCGCTGATTACAGAAATGATTGCAGTTGATATGCAGCCGTTGTCAATGGTAGAGGATGTCGGCTTCAGTGTCCTGATGGTATTTCTAGGACCAGTCTACAATATGTCATGTCGAAAAACCATTGACGGCCCGGATGGAGAAATTGTACAATGATTCCTCTGCGAGTACAGAGCTCGAGCTCTCAAACACCATACGTGGCGTTAGCAGGTTGTTGGACTTCtatgaacacgctgtcatacataaTTTCAACGAGCCATCACATTGACGAGAAGTGGCACATTAATTCCGATGTACTGGCCTCggagaacatggaggagaggcACACGGCAGAGAACCTAAAAACGTAATTAACTACCATAGTTGCTGAGTGATTGGGGGACAGCAGTAAAGCGAGCGCCATCTGGTAGCCAGTACTGCTGTAGATTGAACTGCATCTCCCACTAGCGGTCACACGCAGGACCATATCTGCATTGTGAATTCACATGtcgttttatatttttttgttataaaaaataaaataaaaatgtaaatggtAAGAACATTTTTACATTTGTCACATGCCTACTGAATAGGGCCCTGGTTGCTGATGAGTCTTCTCTCCTCTGAGTCTCAGGTTGAATCTGTGTCTGGGGGAAGGGATGAACGTGGCGGTGGGTGTGTACATCACGGTCCGACAGACCAAGAAGCCTAATGCCAACAAGCTCTACAGAGACAACAACGAGCcggtccacacacagacagacagcctgcTGCTCCCCAGTGACACTAAGAGGGCTCAGGTAACTTGTTGGAATCTCAAAGTATAGCAATTATTGAAAGTGTATCAAAAAGTATAAATTCATACTTCTCGTGCTGTTAGGGTTATTTCAGTCTAGAAGTggttgtgtgttttgtctgtgtaGGTGTATGCAGGCAGATAGTGATGGAGAAAGATGAGGTGGATGTGATAAAGAAGTTTTCTGACCCGGGTCTGGAGCTGATTGGGTTCAAGCCCATGGAGTGTCTCAAACTGCACCACCACCTCAGATCTGCTCTCTTCATCTACCCAGAGGAGGAGACGGTcacaggtgtgtttgtgtgcgtccgTCCTTAAACACTGAACCTGTCATTATGATGGGAAGAGAGACGGTGACAATTTAATACATAACTGCCTGTCAAAATGTTATCTGGGGATTGTCAACCCATGTTTGCCCTCTTGAGTTCCATTATCTTTTGAGTTCCAACTTTAACCCCTTTCTCACTCTGTCCTGTTTTTCCATCCCAGGGAGTGCCTGTGTGTTTACAGCGTTGCTGCGCAGGTGTAGTGAGAGGAACGTGTTCGCTCTGTGTAAATACACACGGATCCGTAACTCTTCCCCACGCTTCTTAGCCCTGGTGCCCCAGAGAGAGGAGCTAGATGAGGGCCAGGCCCAGATTGAGGCTCCAGGTATAGTCATTGGGTCCCACCCCAAAGAATATCGCACAATTAATATAATTTTAAACTTTCAGATTAATTATAGTGATGTGTATTCTCAGGCTTCCATGGCATCTTCCTGCCCTACGCGGATGACATCCGTAACCTGGACGCTCCTCAGCTCCCCACCGCCTCCGACCTCCAGGTGGACAAGATGAAGGAGATAGTACACAAGTTACCCTTCAAATACAGGTTCGGCCCTTTCATTACAGTGAAAATATAAACATCACAGCTGTCTGCACAGATTGTTTCCATACCAGGATTTGCATTTTGAAAAAAGTAAAAGCATAAAACATAAGTGTCATTCATGTCCTATGACAAATTCCCACTTactcctgtgttgtctgtctacagtgcattcagaaagtgttcagaccccttgacttttcccacattgttaccttacagccttattctaaaattgcttaaattgtttttttcctcatcaatctacacaatactgtgaaaacagtttttttttaatgtatggttattaacataagtattctgaccctttactcagtacttagttgaagcacctttggcagcgattacagcctcgagtcttcttgggtatgacgctacaatcttggcacaactgtatttggggagtttctcccattcttctctgcagatcctctcaagctctgtcaggttggatggtgagtgtcgctgcacatctattttcaggtctctccagatatgttcgatcgggtttcaagtccgggctctggctgggccactcaaggacattcagagacttgtcctgaagccactcctccattgtcttggctgtgtgcttagggtcattctgttggaaggtgaaccttcgccacagtctgagaacctgctccagagcgctcaggacttcagtaaggatctctctctacttagctccgttcatctttcccgtgatcctgactagtctccctggcCCTAccgctgaagaacatccccacagcatgatgctgccaccaccatgcttcaccataggtatggtgccagatttcctccagatgtgacgcttagcattcaggccaaagagttcaatcttggtttcatcagaccagagaatcttgtttctcatggtctgagagtcctttgggtgccttttggcaaaactccaagcgggctgtcatgtgccttttactgaagagtagcttccgtctggccactctagcataaaggcctgattggtggagtgctgcagaggtggttgatcctctggaagtttctcccatctccacagatgaactctggagttctgtcagtgaccgtcaggttcttggtcacctccctgaccaaggcccttctcccctgattgctcagtttagcagGGCGGCCatctccaggaagagtcttggtggttccaaactacttctATCTAAgaatggaggtcactgtgttcttggggaccttcaatgctgcagacggtttttggtacccttccccagatctgtgcttcgacacaatcctgtctttcagctctacggacaattccttcgacctcatggtttggtttttgctctgacatgcactgtcaactgtggaaccttgtatagacaggtgtgtgcctgtccaatcaaattaatttagcagcacaggtggactccaatcaagttgtagaaacatcccaaggagaaaaaaaaaacattaaagatGGCGAACTGAACACAGCAGTGCAGATCACCTCAAGATAAAAACTTAATATTCAATATCTGAAAGTTAGACCAAATATTAGCACTTCACATACTGGTGGGTAATAACCTTCAATCTGGATAACACAAAACAAATCATAAGGCTAGAAAAATGTATCGAAAAATATTACGAAAACAAGCAACATCCAAACATGACTGAGAGTAGGATTTCTAAAAGAAAATGTGGTGACTCGATGACTTAGGCTTTTCACCACCGGGAATGGACAGGGTGGAAACCGATCTGTTAAAATCAATAAGACAAACTGGGCATACTTGAATTAGTCAGTAAAGATAGAAAGGAGTTGAAAGGTGAGCCTCGAGATGAGTGATGAGAACTGTGACAATGGAGAAAGATACAAACAAGCTAAAAGGGACAtctgagagaagccttacttgacATACAGACGAGATCCATGAGAGAGAATTTGGTACTTCCAAGAGAAGAAATTCCTGATCCTTCAGATCCCAAACGAAGCTGTCGACAAAATCCAACTCGAATGTGTACACCGTTTCGGACAGAGATATGAGCACCCAATCTTTGCCAAATTGATATttttaatagattttttttaccccattttctccccaaatggtagtagttagtcttgtctcatcgctgtaacTCCCGTAGGGActtgggagaggagaaggtcgagagccatgcgtcctccgaaacacaacccaaccaagccgcactgcacacaatgcacatccaacccggaagccagccgcaccaatgtgtcggaggaaacaccgtacacctactTTCTCtctacaggagtcgctagtgcatgaTGAGACGAGGATATCTctgcaggccaaaccctccccaacccggacaatgctgggccaattgtgcaccgccccatgggcctcccggtcgcggccggctgcgacagagcctggactcaaacccagaatctctggtggcacagctagtactgcgaagcagtgccttagaccactgcgccacccaggaggcctacatttattttctttaaagttaaaataaaggttaaaagccTGGATAAAACACTTGCTGGCACGAAAATGGCTATGAGTCAGCATTAGAAGAGAGGGTAATTAGCAAAATAATACAAATTCAAATATAAGGAACAGGAACACAAGTACTCAATCAACATCTTATAGATAAAACACAACAAGCACAGGACACAGTATGTGcggatgtattgtgatggaaggtggggtgtgtgttttggtgtgtggAGTTAAGTGGGTGAAAAAGGATAATGGTTGCAAATCCTAGAGCCCATGTGTGTTTGTAAGCAGGggttgtgagagagagctttaCATTTTGTGCAGATATGGgatgcacagtaccagtcaagttgacacctactcattccaggattttactttattttaactatttattttttactattttctacattgaagacatcaaaactatgaaataacacatatggaatcatgtagtaacccaaaaaaatgttaaccaaatatatttgagattcttcaaaatagccacactttgccttgatgacaactttgcacactcttggcattctcttaaccagcttcatgaggtagtcacctggaatgcatttcaattaacaggggtaccttgttaatttgtggaatgtctttccttattaatgtgtttgagccaatcagttgtgttgtgacaaggtaggggtggtatacagaagatagccctatttggtgaaagaccaagtccatattatggcaagaagagaaatgacagtccatcattacttgaagacataaataatttcaagaactttgaaagtttcttcaagtgcagttgtataaaccatgaaactggctctcatgaggactgccaataataagagacttgcttgggccaagaaaaacgAGCAATGGACTTTAGACCGGTGGAcatctgagtccaaatttgagatttttggttccaaccaccatgtctttgtgagatgaggagtaggtgaacagatgatctctgcatgtgtggctcccaccatgaagcatgaaggagcaggtttgatggtgtgggggtactttgcttaACCAGtacggctaccacagcattctgcagcgatatgcctcccatctggtttacgcttagtgggactatcatttgtttttttaacaggacaatgacccaacactcctccaagaaggagagtgatggaatgctgcatcagatgacctggcctccacaatcatctgacctcaacccaattgagatggtttgggatgagttggaccgcggagtgaagaaaaagcagccaacaagtgctcagcatatgtgggaactccttcaagactgttggaaaagcattacaagtgaagctggttgagagaatgccaagaatgtgtgtttactttgaagaatctcaaatataaaatatattttgatgtaactttttttttttggttacgacatgattccatatgtgttatttcatagttttgtctttactattattctacaatgtagaaaataataaaataaagaaacccttgaatgagtaggtgtgtaaaaACCTTTtactggtgctgtatatattatctgcaatattaaagctgatctacccctaaaatatatatatattttttaaacatctcaatggaaacaggatgcacctgagctcaatttcaaatcccatagcaaagggtctgaatacttatgtcaatacggtatttctattttttaatttattttattttacttgcatacatttctaaaaacctttttttactttgtcattatggggtattgtatgtctATTGATGGGGGGGAattctttaatccattttagataataaggctgtaatgtaacaaaatgtggaaaaggggaaggggtctgaatactttccacacACTGTATTGCTCTTCCTGTGCTGCAGGAGTGATGCCTTTGAGAacccagtcctccagcagcactACAGGAACCTGGAAGCCTTGGCACTAGATCCCATGGCCCCGGAACACATAGAGGAACACATAGAGGACCACACCGGTAATACCCAAAtggtgaccaccatttgtctcatgcagcgtgacagatctcctttgcatagagttgatcaggctgttgattgtggcctgtggaatgttgtcccactcctcttcaatggctgtgcggagTTGCtagatattggtgggaactggaacactctgtcgTAGACaacgatccagagcatcccacacatgtTCAGTGGTTGACATGTCTGGCGAGTATGCAGGCCATACTCATTGTGGGATGCTGGAAGAACTAGAAcactttcagcttccaggaattgtatacagatccttgcgacatggggtcgtgcattatcatgctgaaacatgatgtgATGGTGGCGGaggaatggcacaacaatgggcctcgggatcttGTCACGGCGTCTCTGTGCGTTCAATTAAACGCAATTGaatttgttgtccgtagcttatgccttcccataccataaccccaccgccaccatggggcactctggtcacaatgttgacatcagcaaacctctcgCCCAAACTACACCATActcgctgtctgccatctgcccggtgaAGATGAAACCGGaattaatctgtgaagagcacacttctccagcgtgcccgtggccatcgaaggtgagcattttcccactgaagtcattTACAACGCCGAACTGTAGTCAGGTCAGGacaacgagcatgcagatgagcttccctgagatggtttctgacagtttatgCAGAAATTCTTCTTGTGCaaacacagtttcatcagctgtccgggtggctggtttgagatgatcctgcaggtgaagaagccggatgtggaggtcctgggctggcgtggttacatgtggtctgcggttgtgaggccagttcgaagtactgccaaattctcaaaaacgacgttggcttatggtagagaaattaacattaaattctctggcaacagctctggtggaaattGAGTGATGACAagtgcatgctccctcaacatctgtggaattgtcttgtgtgacacaactgcacattttagagtggccttttattgttcccagcacagggtgcacctgtgtaatgatcatgctgtttaatcagcttcttgatatgccacacctgtcaggtggatggattttcttggcaaaggagTCATGCACCCTAACAGGGATGTCAAAGCAATTTGTACACCAAATTTGAgaaaaatacactttttgtgcatatggagaatttatgggatcttttatttcagctcatgaaacatgggaccaacactttacatgttgtgttttatatattttttcagtgtaGTTGGAAGAGTTGCAATGTTCATTTTAAATAATGCctttgttgattagatgcttttttcattaattaggctattttctgttgaaccatatggtctatgtactagaaactcatggacaatatggacataATGGATATAATAAATGAACACTATACACAGagtgtttaaaaaacaaaaacaaaaaaaagaaacgaacacctgctctttccatgacatggactgactaggtgaatctaggtgaaagctatTGTCCCTTATTGAatagctttcacctagattcacctagtcaatccacttcaatcagtgtagatgaaggggaggaaacgggttaaaaaatttttttttttaaatgtatttttaatttgacccccttttctccccaatttcgtggtatccaatagtaattactaacaatcttgtctcatcgctacaactcccgtacgggctcaggagagactgtcaatcatgcatcctccgaaacacaacccaaacaagccgtactgcttcttaacacagtgcgcatccaacccggaagccagcctcagAGGAGGAAACATCGTGCACCTGACGACcttggttagtgtgcactgcgccctgcctgccacaggagtcgttggtgcacgatgagacaaggatatccctaccggccaaaccctccctaacccggatgatgctaagcgccccacggacctcctgggcgcgaacccagagtctctggtggcacagggtcgagaacccagagtctctggtggctgcgatgcagtgcccaagaccactgtgccacccgggaggcggtAAAGAataatttttaagccttgagacatggattgggtatgtgtgccattcagtgtgaatgggcaagacgagatgtttaagtgcctttgaatggggtatggtaataggtaccaggcgcaccggtttgtgtcaagaactgcaacgctgctggatgtccagccaatttgacacaactgggaagcattggaatcaacatgcgccagcatccctgtggaatgctttcaacaccttgtagagtccatgtctcGACGAACTGAAGCTGTTCcgagtgttttgtacactcagtgtatatgaatacattttataGCAGTTATTtaagtataaattaccaaagttacgatagattgccatagattttctgaTAATTACTGAAGATACCGGTAAGTTGTGGTGTGGTCCAGTGCAGATATGCAATTTGTTATCTTCATAGGTTTTGAAAACTCCGAAATAAACAGCACAACGTAAAAACACAGTAACCGGTATGAAGGAGATGGTGGCACTCTCGGATTGTTAAAAAAGAAACAGCATTGGCCCATCTCTCACTcaccatatatacagtaccagtcaaaagtttggacacacctacacattccagggtttttctttttttttactattttctacattgtggaatcattgtgaagacaaactattaagtaacatatggaatcctggagtaaccaaaaaagtgttaaacaaatcaaaatatatttgagattcttcaaagcagccaccctttgccttgatgacaactttgcacactcttggaattctcttaaccagcttcatgaagtagtcacctggaatacatttcaatgaacaggtgcgccttgttaatttgtggaatttctttcctcctttatgcgattgagccaatcagttgtgttgtgacaaggtaggggtggtatacagaagatagccctatttggcaaaagaccaagtccatgttatggcaagaacagctcaaacgagcaaagagaaatgacagtccattactttaagacatgaaggtcagtccagaaaatgtgcagtcacaaaaaccatcaagcgctgtgatgaaacagACAtaccttatgtaaataagtattcacaccctttgctatgagactcgaaattgaactcagttGCAtgctgtttccaatgatcatccttgatgtttctacaacttgattggagtccacctgtggtaaattcaattgattggacatgatttggaaaggcacatacctgtctataaggtcccacagttgacagtgtatgtcggagccaaaaccaatccatgagcttgaaggaaatgtccgtagtgctccgagacaggattgtgtcgaggcacaatcatttctgcatcattgaaggtccccaagaacactggtgtccttcattcttaaatggacgaagtttggaaccaccaagactctccctagagctggccgccaggccaaactgagcagtagaagggccttggttagggaggtgaccaagaacccgatgggtcactctgatagagctccagagttcctctgtggagatggaagaaccttccagaaggacaaccatctctgcagcactccaccaatcaggcctttatggtagtggccagacataagtcactcttcagtaaaaggcacatgacagccgcttggagtttgccataagACACTTTAAGGACTcgcagactatgagaaacaagaacTCAtgactggaggaaacctggtaccatccatacagtgaagcatggtggtggcggcatcacgctgtggggatgtttttcagcggaagggactgggaAAATAGttgggatcgagggaaagatgaacggagcaaagtacagaaatccttgatgaaacctgctccagagcgctcagaacctcagactggggcaaaggttcaccttccaacctgacaatgaccctaagcacacagccaagacaacgcaggattgTCTACatgacaagtttctgaatgtccttgagtggcccagccagagcccggacttgaaccggaTCAGACATCTCTGGaaacacctgaaaatagctatgcagcaacactccccatccaacctaatagagcctcagaggatctgcagagaagaaaaggagaaactccccaaatacaggtgtgccaagcttgtagcgtcatacccaagaagactcgtggCTGTAATCGTTGCAAAAGGTgctccaacaaagtactgagtaaaagtgtctgaatacttgtgtaaatgtatttatgtattaaatgtatttataaattaACATTTCtaaacgtgtttttgctttgtcattatggggttttctTTGTCCATTGATGAGTTGTCCATCACTCTCGATTTAGTTTGTCTGCAGTTTTTTCACATATTTCCTAGCCTCTGTAGCCAGCACTTTGTTTTGTGTTTACTCTCTCCTACATATTTATTTTGACAGTGAATGTAAACCAAACATTTTAGGGAAATATTATTTTTGTGAGTATTGAACGTTtgttatcttttatttcagctcatgaaacttgagaccaacactttacatgttgcttttatatttttgttcagtgtaaaaggttcagcttcactgtccaaataaatacgtaaGGGAGTGTAGTGTATGTGCAATTTTGTGATCATTTTGTCACTTTTGGATTCTAGGTTTGTTATCTTGTTTGGGGAATTGATCCGCATGAGTTCCTTGTCTCTGCATGGATTATTGTTAAGTATGTAAGACTTGGCCTGGGCTTGTTGGGTAACAGCTTGTTATGTAAAAACAATGTCAATATCTTGTTTCCTCTTTTTCCATGGTTTCATCATTTATTtgaagctttaaaaaaaatgcctcAGAAAATAAATGCAGTGACTGTATTTTCTGGTAGTGTAACTCTAAATCAAAAGAGCACTTCCATTAATTGTGTCCGTTTTTAGGTTTGGAGAGATCGGATGTTTTTTTCAAAAGATACATTGTGGAACATTTTTGGTCACGCCCTTTTTTATATGAAAATAAACTGAAATCTCGGGTTTCGAAGTCTCACGGGAGGGACTACATTACGCAGATAGGTCTGACGCAGGCTATGACAAGCGAATGACGTTTTGCGCATGCTCATGGAGATCTACGGAGCTAGATGGGGGGGAAAAGTGCAAAAGACAAAGGACTAAACAACCCAGGAAAAGAGGCTAAACGATTAATTTCACCAGGATTATGACATGCCTACTACAGTAGTATCGCATAAAGAGAAAGGTATGTGGCAACAGAAACATCTACGAAATATGAAAGGTTTCACATGCATGTTTACGCTATCAAGAGTGGCGTGTACAGCTAGCTGCTCATAGTATAATCTAGTCGTTGCACTGGATTTTAGCTAGAGCGATTCATTTGAATATCATGTAGATTTTAAACATATTTCGTTCATCCGTAAATATCACTTGTGTCACATAATAGTGAAGAATGCCTAGACTCTTGCGCCTGTTGTCAAGCTATATCAGTTTAGTGTGATGTTGCCTATTCCACAAGCCTGCTTCTCTTATCCAGTCAGTTTCTAGTATAAATGTTTACCCTCTTGTTCCTTCCTTCTGACCACTGCTGACAGAACGCTTTAGAAAAACACCTGATAATTCCTATATTtttctttcagcatgacaaacaCTTGATTTGGGTGGTGACAACTTTATTTAACATGCATTTCTGCCTCTCGTCTTCCTACCTCAGTTGTATTCCTAAAGAGTCCTGTCTGTCTACACATCACAGAGCCTCATGTATCAAGTCCCTCATCTTTTCCACTGGAACTGACTCCTCATGGTGGAACCGTGGTACTCTTTGGGTTCTCTAGAAATGGAAAGAACTAGTAAACTTTAGTCTGACAGTTgaggtgcaaaaaaaaaaaaaaaaaaaagtcacgAGGACAGACGTCAGAATGGAGGAAGTTGAAAAAAGAGATGCATGCTCTTGCTTCTCTGCCTAGTATTTGTTTAGCTATAGATGTGACCTTGGGGGTTCGTTATCTTTTAACTCTGAAGTAGCTGCA
The sequence above is a segment of the Oncorhynchus kisutch isolate 150728-3 linkage group LG25, Okis_V2, whole genome shotgun sequence genome. Coding sequences within it:
- the LOC109870006 gene encoding X-ray repair cross-complementing protein 5-like, with protein sequence MAEWKAYYQNEDEYVDGEEGDEFEVDYKCTGRDSLVFLVDASKEMFIRGEDGEPSPFDMTMQCVRSVYTSKIISSDKDLVALVFYGTEQSKNPRNTFKHVYVYHDLHSPGARRVKDVDGLRGDNGAQVADETMGSGKTNLGEALWCCSNLYSDVKLRLSYKRLMIFTCRDTPHRGDCEHDRQARTKAGDLKETGVVIDLMHLMKPGGLDISLFFCDVVSPPEDESELGLQMEPCGKLEDLRKRVRAKEMKKRSMARLNLCLGEGMNVAVGVYITVRQTKKPNANKLYRDNNEPVHTQTDSLLLPSDTKRAQVTCVCRQIVMEKDEVDVIKKFSDPGLELIGFKPMECLKLHHHLRSALFIYPEEETVTGSACVFTALLRRCSERNVFALCKYTRIRNSSPRFLALVPQREELDEGQAQIEAPGFHGIFLPYADDIRNLDAPQLPTASDLQVDKMKEIVHKLPFKYRSDAFENPVLQQHYRNLEALALDPMAPEHIEEHIEDHTGNTQMVTTICLMQRDRSPLHRVDQAVDCGLWNVVPLLFNGCAELLDIGGNWNTLS